The window GAAATCAAAGTAAGAGCTATTTGCCCCACGTGATATTATGGCAATAAATCGGAAAAAGGCACTAAAAAAATCAGACAAAACGAACACCTAAAAATTGAAAGTAATTGTTTTGAACACGGAAAATATACCTCGCAAATAAATTTAAACGGAAATGATTTTATTGATTTGAATACTCCTGTGCGAAGCATTATCCGTAAAGCACTCTTAATAGATCAATCAAAAAAAGAAAACTCAGTAAAGATCATGATGGACGGAAGCGATTGGGTTGGCATGGCTCAACAACTCACCCCCGCACTAGGCCACCTTGGCTATGCAATTAACGACTTACCTATAAGATTTTTTAGCCCACTAATAGAAGACTGGGCAGGGTCAAAATTTTCAAAATCAACATACGTTAACAATGAAACCTATTTAGAAATTCATCCTGCTTTACGTGATTACGAAATGTTAAAGAAAACACTAGGCAATAAAGGTATCGATCTTATTTGGAATGAAACTAGCGAATGGATAGCGGATTCAAAAAAGTTTTTCAGAAACTACACCACCGATTATTTCGTGCAGAAATGGAAATTATAATCACCTAACTAATTTGAAGTGAATACCAATAACACCATACTTTGACTCATCTTCTTGAGTATAGACTTCAAACATATCAGCAACTTGCTCATCTACAGTTGTTTCTGGTGCATGACCAAAAAAATTCGTTCCAAAAACCTCAAATAACGTTCTAAAATCATGAAATGTTGATAGACCAATAACTTCAGTTTCAATGGAATCTTTCAAATCAGGAAGTTTAAGAAAAGTCACCTTATCTCCGATAGCAATGTTCTTACGCTTATCATCAAAAAGTCGAACTTCAAGTCTCTTTACTCCTCGCTTAATCCTCTCAAAAGGATCACTTGTTAATTTCATCGAATGAACCATAATCAACAACATAATTTCTGAGTTTTAAAAATTGTTCGTTTTCTAAACAATAAAAAGACTGTGGTGGCTGAAATCCCGCATGAATCTGACGAAGCACCTTTAACGGAATAGGCGTATCAAAAACCACCACCCGTTCAACAGGCAATGCGTAACCCGTGCTTCTTGTGCCGAAATAGTTTTTAATAGCATCCACAAAAGGATAATTTGAATCTCGCGCTACATTCAAAATCTTATCGACAGAACCTTTTAATGGCTTCTTAAAATGCACCAGTCCCTTAACTGCTTGGACAGGCGAACTCACATAAATCACACCCACAAAAGATTCTTGCAACGAACTTGCAAAAACTCGTCGAAACTCAAACAATTTCGAACCATCTACCATTCGCTGAAAATATTCATCTTTTAAACTCAACATAAAATATTTCATTTCATGAACAAAAATAAAACTACATTTATATAACTTGACATACAAAAAAACATCTATGAACTTACCTATGGATGAAGCACAAGAAAAAGTAAAAACATTTGTTAATAACCAAAACTGGCAAACAGAAAGCTCAGAAATATTTAATCATCTTGTTGAAGAAATCGGCGAAGTAGCCAGAGAATTAAGAACTAGCAATAAAGAGAACCTCTCTAGCGAACTTGCAGATACACTCTTTCTTCTTTTTAAATTAGCTAATCACGAAGAAATTAACCTTGAGGATGCATTTATCGAAAAATTCAAAATAATTCAACAACGATTCAAATAATAACGCCTAAAAATAGATTTCAGAAAATTATCCCTTTACAGAGCTTCAGCCCATACAGTCTATTTGTCACTTGTAAATAGTAATTAAATCGAAATGTTTATAAATGTGAACGACTCAAATAAGTACATGAGTCTTAAACATATCGTTCGAAACGCCAAATACGCTGTACCCATCACATTAGGACTTCTTAAGGGCATACAAGGATATGGACAAGAACCAAACCAAGTTAGATTAGATGGAATGGTTAGAGATACGAGCGGACACGTCATAGAAAACGCAAACGTAAACATCTGGAAAGCAGCAGATCAAAATATTTTTGAGAGCCTAGAAACAGATTTAGGCGGCACCTACCTAGTCGATATGGCAACACCTGTTACCGAGCGAAACTATGCAGAAAAACCACTTACCGTCATTAATAACGGAAATAGCAATACAATAGGTATCACAGGGACAGTTCCAGAAACACCACAAAGCATACACATTATCAACAGCATAGGACAACTCATCGACAACATTCCATTCGACTATAACGCAAACACGCACGAACTAAGCACGCAATGGCAATCAGATGATGCAGGACTGTATTTTGCACAAATTACAAGCCCAAACAATAAAGAAATTCTTAAAATCATAACTACTAATGATGGACCCTCACCAAGAGTCAACATAGACAATAACAAAGAAAGAGGACATCTCTTAAAAGCAGCAGCGACCAATAATCCTATCACCTATTACATTGAAGTATCAGCAGATGGCAATGAAGCAATAGATTTTGCAACAGTAGTAGATTCAATACAAGTCTACAACGGAGAAACAGCATATCCAGAACATGTTGTCACACCAAATCTTGAAAGCTATAGCGCACCAGTTGTTGGACAAGTAACGCTAGGAGGAAAGGGCGTCGGAGAAGGATTCAACGTAGAACTTACCCCCGAACAAGGAAATCCGCAAACCATAACAACTGATGTAAACGGCAGATTTAACACAACATTTAACATTCCTTATCAAGCATTTCCATATGATCCTAAAACAATTACTCTACGTGCGAGTGCAACGCCAAGCGCGACGAGTTTGCAAACAACTAACGCAAATAAGAGCATTTCAATAACTGATAGCGATACACCATTCACACTCGACATGGCCGTTGATAGCGCACATATCAGCCTTTCAGGTTATCTGGGTTTGGGAGTTAATGGCAGCATAACTGTTGATGGAAAAGAAATATTCTCAGGAAATTTTAGCGAAAGTTATGATTTTGACACTATTAAAACAGTACAAAAAACTATTCCTGTCACGTACAACTTACACAAACATCACCACGAAGACGTCAACGAAACAACAAACGTTAACGTCTGGGACGAGTATACATTCAGTCCAAGTTTCTCATTTATTCCAGCAGAATATACCGCGAGCATTACAACAGATTCAGGAACAAACGTTACCGTAAAAACAGGAGACGAAACCCTGTGGGAATACGTCGCAACACCAGACACGACACTTGGCCCTCTACAACGAACAGAACTAGACAGCATACTCGTTAACATCAACGCAACTCGACGAGGAGCGCACGACTTAGACAGCACACTCTACATGTACGAAAACAAAGACAACAACTGGACACTCAAACCAGAAACCATACAAGCAAGCACGAGTGGACAGGTAAAACGAGAAGATGACATTCCACTAAGTTATGCAGCAATAACATTTACTAATCTTGAAGACATTACCACCTATTACGAAGACACGCTTAACGCTGCAGGAAACTACGACATAAATAATCTTTTTACCGATAGCGACGGAGAACAATACATCGTGCACATCAAATCAACAACAAAAAGTCCTGCATTTAAAACACTAGATACAATCATTAACATACAAGAAGGCGAGAACAATCACAACTTCATTGCACAACAAGAAGATCCAGTATATGGACGAGCATTTGGATTTGTCGAAAGAACAGATTATCTTTATCTACCAAGATCTCAAATAACATTTACCATGCAAAAAAATACGACAAAACAATTTATTGACACAACAGATGCGGGTGGTGTCTATGACTTGTACAATTTACCAACAGATGCAGACGGCGAAGATTACAACGTACACATCGAGCCAACAGCAACAAGCCCACCATTTCTGCCCTACGATACAACGCTCACTATCTTTGCAGGGGAGAACCGCGAAGACATTTTAGGAATACAAAAAATCCCTCACTCAAAAATCAACGGCGTTATTCGAGATATGGATGCACTCATGAGTATTGATGGAACGCTGCAAGATGAAGCAATCGCAAGACTCCCCGGTGTTATTGTAGAATTTATGAACGATCCAAACAACACACCATATGACTTTACTGACGACGTTGAACTCGATAGAGACACAACAGACGCGAACGGTTACTACGAATCAAACATTCGAT of the Candidatus Woesearchaeota archaeon genome contains:
- a CDS encoding T9SS type A sorting domain-containing protein, which produces MSLKHIVRNAKYAVPITLGLLKGIQGYGQEPNQVRLDGMVRDTSGHVIENANVNIWKAADQNIFESLETDLGGTYLVDMATPVTERNYAEKPLTVINNGNSNTIGITGTVPETPQSIHIINSIGQLIDNIPFDYNANTHELSTQWQSDDAGLYFAQITSPNNKEILKIITTNDGPSPRVNIDNNKERGHLLKAAATNNPITYYIEVSADGNEAIDFATVVDSIQVYNGETAYPEHVVTPNLESYSAPVVGQVTLGGKGVGEGFNVELTPEQGNPQTITTDVNGRFNTTFNIPYQAFPYDPKTITLRASATPSATSLQTTNANKSISITDSDTPFTLDMAVDSAHISLSGYLGLGVNGSITVDGKEIFSGNFSESYDFDTIKTVQKTIPVTYNLHKHHHEDVNETTNVNVWDEYTFSPSFSFIPAEYTASITTDSGTNVTVKTGDETLWEYVATPDTTLGPLQRTELDSILVNINATRRGAHDLDSTLYMYENKDNNWTLKPETIQASTSGQVKREDDIPLSYAAITFTNLEDITTYYEDTLNAAGNYDINNLFTDSDGEQYIVHIKSTTKSPAFKTLDTIINIQEGENNHNFIAQQEDPVYGRAFGFVERTDYLYLPRSQITFTMQKNTTKQFIDTTDAGGVYDLYNLPTDADGEDYNVHIEPTATSPPFLPYDTTLTIFAGENREDILGIQKIPHSKINGVIRDMDALMSIDGTLQDEAIARLPGVIVEFMNDPNNTPYDFTDDVELDRDTTDANGYYESNIRFTPGTEIYLNIGGKAGYYARGGTINDWRYTITEPDVAIDSMKTFDWTLPRETGTYDFGANDTITLPAYQINMMTKNQNIEHAMGRGALFNYEAFLAELDKDIDQHIANFQAAIPNAHLIRTMNNYHLTIEDEQNYNHQNNYYPDSVITFVSKGPNITSNNYTKSTGEWQILYSKITWGGNETGFNKEHGRAIGLGEVNYDSFMDEDGGPITNRDKRVATLILNQGQARYLYDYDSFSYKNLRENE